One Synechococcus sp. PROS-9-1 DNA window includes the following coding sequences:
- a CDS encoding bifunctional 2-polyprenyl-6-hydroxyphenol methylase/3-demethylubiquinol 3-O-methyltransferase UbiG — translation MQSLSNSPRMDIETFLHSGFSVRDHLAEYLQLTLEQVDQRLPDGKDDLAALHPGAFQADQATDFYETTVGTGHLFELAAWHLSSSDYIADTLRLQEDFARGTVLDFGGGIGTHALAAAALDSVDRVHFVDLNPENRAFVWSRAVALGLDQKMSVHRDLADLSGQSFDTVVCLDVLEHLPDPSDQLMQFHSFMNEDGRALLNWYFFKGHSGEYPFHFDAPDLVDCFFRTLQSHFLEVFHPLLITTRVYKPVEKTATFSC, via the coding sequence ATGCAAAGTCTGAGCAATTCTCCCCGCATGGACATCGAGACCTTCTTGCACAGCGGCTTTTCTGTTCGTGACCATTTGGCTGAATATCTGCAGCTCACGTTGGAGCAGGTGGATCAGCGCTTACCCGATGGGAAGGATGATTTAGCCGCACTGCATCCGGGTGCTTTTCAAGCGGATCAAGCCACTGATTTTTACGAGACCACCGTGGGAACGGGGCATCTCTTTGAATTGGCGGCATGGCATCTCAGCAGCTCTGACTACATCGCAGACACGCTTCGTTTGCAGGAGGATTTTGCTCGAGGCACCGTTCTTGATTTTGGGGGAGGGATTGGGACCCATGCCTTGGCTGCAGCGGCATTGGACTCTGTTGATCGGGTTCATTTTGTTGATCTGAATCCAGAGAACAGGGCATTCGTTTGGTCCAGGGCTGTTGCTCTTGGTTTGGATCAAAAAATGTCGGTTCATCGTGATCTTGCAGATCTCAGTGGCCAAAGTTTCGATACGGTTGTTTGTCTTGATGTCTTAGAACACCTTCCTGATCCGTCTGATCAGCTCATGCAATTCCACTCATTCATGAATGAGGACGGACGGGCCTTATTAAACTGGTATTTCTTTAAAGGACATAGCGGCGAATATCCTTTTCACTTTGACGCCCCCGACCTTGTTGATTGCTTTTTTCGTACGCTGCAGTCGCACTTCCTTGAAGTCTTTCACCCACTATTGATTACAACAAGGGTGTATAAACCCGTGGAAAAGACCGCGACTTTTAGTTGCTAG
- the truB gene encoding tRNA pseudouridine(55) synthase TruB produces MDAPLGFVVIDKPSGLTSHACVSRMRRVLQTKRVGHGGTLDPAVTGVLPIAVGQATRLLPYLPGEKTYRGVIQLGTSTSTDDLQGEVVAVQNWPRLSLEEMDQALNPFRGSIEQCPPQVSAVHVNGERAHTRARRGEVMDLPARSVTIHSLSLNHWDPEQGKLTLEVHCSAGTYIRSLARDLGQALGCGGCLDWLRRTQALGFVEANAIALPVHPNEQSTPTMEPLTLIPPQLALTHLPIRMLSELERNDWSCGRTIPHQNGEGPTVVLSADNIMLGIGIANSEDQLKPKVVFEARG; encoded by the coding sequence TTGGATGCACCACTCGGCTTCGTGGTGATCGACAAGCCCTCAGGTCTCACCTCCCACGCCTGCGTGAGCCGTATGCGTCGCGTGCTCCAAACAAAAAGAGTCGGTCATGGAGGCACCCTGGACCCAGCCGTAACGGGCGTTCTGCCGATTGCCGTGGGCCAGGCCACGCGACTGCTTCCCTACCTGCCAGGGGAGAAAACATATCGCGGTGTGATTCAGCTGGGAACCAGCACCAGCACTGATGACCTGCAGGGAGAGGTCGTTGCGGTTCAGAACTGGCCGCGTTTAAGCCTGGAGGAGATGGATCAGGCCCTCAATCCATTCCGGGGCAGCATCGAGCAGTGTCCGCCGCAGGTTTCAGCGGTTCACGTCAACGGAGAACGCGCCCATACCAGGGCCCGCCGCGGCGAGGTGATGGACTTACCAGCCCGCAGTGTGACCATCCACTCCCTCTCTCTTAATCATTGGGATCCCGAGCAAGGCAAGCTCACCCTTGAAGTGCACTGCTCTGCTGGCACCTACATCCGTTCGTTGGCCAGAGATCTTGGCCAAGCCCTCGGATGCGGCGGTTGCCTGGACTGGCTGCGGCGCACCCAAGCGCTGGGATTCGTGGAGGCCAATGCGATTGCACTGCCAGTGCATCCCAATGAACAAAGCACTCCAACGATGGAGCCACTCACCCTCATCCCTCCCCAGCTCGCCCTAACCCACCTACCAATCCGAATGCTCTCCGAGCTCGAACGCAACGACTGGAGCTGCGGACGCACGATTCCCCATCAAAATGGAGAGGGGCCAACCGTTGTTCTCAGTGCTGACAACATCATGTTAGGAATTGGAATCGCCAATAGCGAAGACCAGCTCAAACCCAAGGTCGTTTTTGAAGCGCGCGGCTGA
- a CDS encoding YebC/PmpR family DNA-binding transcriptional regulator, protein MAGHSKWSQIKRTKAVVDGKRGALFTRLGREITVAARNGADPNGNFQLRTAIAKARSAGLPAGNIERAIAKGSGQGEAGSGLELIRYEGYGPEGMAVLVEALSDNRNRTAAEVRLAFSKHEGKLGEAGCVSYLFEHRSQVRLEGHCEEESLLETLLELDAEGYVLQSDGNTMVHGGFEALEQLQQGLQDRGWSVMTWEHCWHPLAIVEIQDPLLSETCQRLQEALESLDDVCSVSTNLASIEEAIKLE, encoded by the coding sequence ATGGCCGGCCACAGCAAATGGTCTCAAATCAAACGCACCAAGGCGGTGGTGGACGGGAAGCGGGGCGCGCTTTTTACCAGGCTTGGGCGCGAGATCACAGTGGCAGCACGCAACGGAGCTGACCCAAACGGCAATTTTCAGCTGCGAACAGCCATTGCAAAAGCGCGATCGGCAGGATTACCAGCAGGCAACATTGAGCGAGCGATTGCCAAAGGATCGGGCCAAGGAGAAGCAGGCTCCGGCCTTGAATTGATTCGCTACGAGGGATATGGCCCAGAAGGGATGGCAGTCCTGGTGGAAGCACTCAGCGACAACCGAAACCGCACGGCGGCCGAGGTACGCCTTGCCTTCAGCAAACACGAAGGCAAGCTCGGAGAAGCCGGTTGCGTGAGTTATCTCTTTGAACATCGCAGCCAGGTGCGACTCGAGGGCCATTGCGAAGAAGAGTCTCTCCTGGAGACCCTTCTCGAACTCGATGCAGAAGGGTATGTGTTGCAAAGCGATGGCAACACCATGGTTCATGGTGGCTTCGAAGCCCTCGAACAGCTTCAACAGGGGCTGCAGGATCGTGGCTGGTCCGTGATGACTTGGGAGCACTGCTGGCACCCCCTGGCGATTGTGGAGATCCAAGACCCACTCCTTTCAGAAACCTGCCAACGCTTACAAGAAGCCTTGGAGTCGCTGGATGATGTCTGCAGCGTGAGCACCAACCTTGCGTCAATCGAGGAAGCTATAAAATTGGAATAA
- a CDS encoding oxaloacetate decarboxylase codes for MTPIAGTASDLRALLSQESCHVMPCCFDALSARIVEQAGCPLTFMSGFSVAAARAGLPDTGLLTVTEMLDQGRNLCNAVSIPVIGDGDTGHGNAANVQRTMHQFKQAGFAGIMLEDQISPKRCGHAGVKEVVDRDNAVERMSAAVEARRQGADLVIVARTDARSAFAERYGERRALDEALWRLKAFADLGADVLFLEAPRSEQEMQRFCNEVPGKRMANMLEGGVTPLLSPEQLGAMGFNLVAYPLTLLASAAFAMRQAVKDLQNGKTPETMLSFPELKALVNFDAYDDTVGKQAH; via the coding sequence ATGACCCCAATAGCAGGAACCGCCTCGGACTTACGGGCGTTGTTGTCGCAAGAGTCCTGCCATGTGATGCCCTGCTGTTTTGATGCCCTATCGGCAAGGATTGTGGAACAAGCGGGCTGCCCGCTCACATTCATGAGTGGGTTCTCCGTGGCAGCAGCTCGTGCTGGATTGCCTGATACGGGCCTGCTCACGGTGACAGAAATGCTGGATCAAGGCCGTAACCTCTGCAATGCCGTCTCGATTCCAGTGATTGGTGATGGGGATACGGGCCATGGCAACGCAGCCAATGTGCAGCGCACCATGCACCAGTTCAAGCAGGCAGGTTTTGCCGGGATCATGCTGGAAGATCAGATCTCTCCCAAACGCTGTGGTCATGCCGGGGTGAAGGAGGTCGTAGACCGTGATAATGCGGTCGAGCGCATGAGTGCTGCTGTTGAAGCCCGCCGCCAGGGCGCTGATCTCGTGATCGTGGCTCGAACCGATGCGCGATCGGCGTTTGCGGAACGCTACGGAGAGCGGCGTGCGCTGGATGAAGCGCTTTGGAGATTAAAAGCGTTTGCCGACCTTGGTGCTGATGTGCTGTTTCTGGAAGCGCCACGTTCAGAACAAGAGATGCAGCGCTTTTGCAATGAGGTTCCTGGCAAGCGTATGGCGAACATGTTGGAGGGGGGCGTGACTCCGTTGCTTTCACCCGAACAACTTGGAGCCATGGGTTTCAACCTAGTGGCCTATCCCCTTACTCTGCTTGCGTCCGCAGCATTTGCCATGCGGCAAGCCGTGAAGGATCTTCAGAACGGAAAAACTCCCGAGACCATGCTCAGTTTTCCTGAACTCAAAGCTTTGGTGAACTTTGATGCCTATGACGACACTGTGGGCAAACAAGCTCATTGA
- a CDS encoding acyltransferase produces the protein MQRGEISNTGRLYFLDQIKAVMIAMVIATHTILVGTLFTTDIKNTIELAPTYEAVSFWFGWICNTFYMNILFLISGYLVPNSVHKRGIKHYVKHRLLRLGIPLIIAILLLNNITPLAGLLIPGSTVFGQGINKLPLNRIGPQWFLLVLILFNAIYCCWAFARKSTFLVDNTKPVPGWRSWLISAATLGALELAMGHFSGFWTDLKDSNFDGLGYQGMHLWTYGFLFFVGCKAASHHWLERINKRLALRWLYLSLVATLALMTANYAPFILSHSKESLELITPLMAFSTPFIGWGFIAAILSLSQANEQLDSHWLAKAGKDSFGAYLIHIPVLAGAMLSCYSLGIKNIWILGFGATAIAIFLSFLASHQLRRIPMIRNII, from the coding sequence ATGCAAAGAGGGGAAATAAGCAACACAGGGAGGCTGTACTTTTTAGATCAAATCAAAGCCGTAATGATCGCCATGGTCATTGCAACTCATACGATATTAGTGGGCACACTTTTCACAACTGACATCAAGAACACGATTGAATTAGCACCTACTTATGAAGCAGTAAGTTTTTGGTTTGGCTGGATCTGCAATACATTTTATATGAATATCCTATTCCTAATCTCAGGCTACCTCGTACCGAATTCAGTGCACAAAAGAGGAATTAAACATTACGTCAAACACCGTTTACTACGCCTTGGAATTCCTCTAATAATTGCAATTTTACTACTTAACAATATAACACCATTAGCAGGCCTACTCATTCCAGGTAGTACTGTATTTGGGCAGGGAATAAACAAGCTTCCACTCAATAGGATTGGCCCACAATGGTTCCTTTTAGTACTCATCTTATTCAATGCAATATACTGCTGCTGGGCTTTTGCCAGAAAAAGCACATTTCTAGTTGACAATACAAAACCTGTACCCGGCTGGCGATCCTGGCTGATCAGCGCTGCAACTCTTGGAGCACTGGAGCTAGCAATGGGTCATTTTTCTGGCTTTTGGACTGACTTAAAAGACTCCAATTTCGATGGACTTGGCTATCAGGGAATGCACCTCTGGACGTATGGCTTCTTGTTCTTTGTTGGTTGCAAGGCAGCATCACACCATTGGTTAGAACGTATTAACAAGCGCCTGGCATTGCGGTGGCTATATCTATCTCTGGTGGCTACACTTGCACTAATGACAGCAAACTATGCACCATTCATACTATCCCATAGCAAGGAATCCTTGGAGCTTATTACACCATTAATGGCATTTTCAACTCCATTCATCGGCTGGGGTTTTATCGCTGCAATTTTATCTTTGAGCCAAGCAAATGAACAGCTGGACAGCCATTGGCTAGCAAAAGCAGGCAAGGACAGTTTTGGCGCCTATTTGATTCACATACCGGTCCTTGCTGGGGCCATGCTCAGCTGTTATTCATTAGGAATAAAGAACATCTGGATACTTGGATTTGGGGCAACAGCGATAGCCATCTTCTTATCATTTTTAGCGAGCCACCAACTGCGTCGAATTCCTATGATTAGAAATATTATTTAA
- a CDS encoding DUF3303 domain-containing protein codes for MTFLMHWTFKTGYHAIAAKKFLSTGAPFPECKSWKRFHGPGSVEGWILVEADNADACYEHAAEWAEYLDWEVTPVLADDQAGPFMAKVYS; via the coding sequence ATGACCTTTTTGATGCATTGGACGTTCAAAACTGGTTATCACGCAATTGCGGCTAAAAAGTTTTTATCAACAGGTGCACCATTTCCGGAATGCAAATCATGGAAACGGTTTCACGGCCCTGGCTCGGTAGAAGGCTGGATTTTGGTTGAAGCAGATAATGCTGATGCCTGCTACGAGCACGCTGCTGAATGGGCTGAGTATTTGGATTGGGAGGTAACCCCTGTTCTTGCTGACGATCAGGCAGGTCCCTTCATGGCCAAGGTTTACAGCTGA